In the Rhodothermales bacterium genome, one interval contains:
- a CDS encoding endonuclease III domain-containing protein — MLKAPSGYSLDAVVQSHGWSQLDPFQILEPSGLSCVIGLSSDVAVMVSVTEQKRGLAVSTAARLGSRQRARVEASLSWMLGLDQEFRTFYRAARAEPKLSRIPKEGWGRMLRSATFFEDVVKTILTTNTTWAGTIRMVSRLVNLYGVAIAGDDHLKAFPSPERLAAASPDELRKETGLGYRAPYVSALAEGVASGSIDLDAIRESDLPTPELRKQLLSLKGVGPYAAATLLMLLGRYDYLPVDSWALKLVSTEWYDGEPVGKEEVESAFARWGEWKALAYWFWDWELLKERSG, encoded by the coding sequence ATGTTGAAAGCACCGTCCGGCTATTCACTGGACGCGGTTGTCCAGTCGCACGGCTGGTCGCAGCTCGATCCGTTCCAGATACTGGAGCCGTCGGGTCTTTCCTGCGTCATCGGACTCTCGTCCGACGTGGCGGTAATGGTCTCCGTCACCGAGCAGAAGCGCGGTCTGGCGGTCTCCACCGCGGCGAGACTTGGAAGTCGGCAGCGGGCGCGGGTTGAGGCAAGCCTCAGCTGGATGCTTGGGCTGGACCAGGAGTTTCGAACATTCTACAGGGCCGCTCGTGCCGAACCCAAACTCTCACGCATACCGAAGGAGGGCTGGGGCCGCATGCTTCGCTCCGCGACGTTCTTCGAGGACGTCGTCAAGACGATCCTCACAACAAATACGACGTGGGCAGGCACCATTCGAATGGTGTCCAGACTGGTCAACCTGTACGGCGTCGCCATCGCGGGTGATGACCACCTCAAGGCGTTCCCGTCACCGGAACGGCTGGCAGCGGCAAGTCCGGATGAACTTCGCAAGGAAACAGGTCTCGGGTACCGGGCGCCCTACGTGTCTGCGCTCGCCGAAGGTGTGGCTTCGGGGTCAATTGACCTCGACGCCATCAGAGAATCCGATCTGCCCACGCCAGAGCTGCGTAAGCAGCTGTTGTCGCTGAAGGGTGTGGGGCCGTACGCTGCAGCGACACTCCTGATGCTACTGGGTCGCTACGATTACCTGCCGGTCGATTCCTGGGCGCTGAAGCTGGTATCCACGGAATGGTACGACGGAGAGCCGGTCGGTAAAGAGGAGGTCGAGTCTGCGTTTGCACGGTGGGGCGAATGGAAAGCGCTCGCGTACTGGTTCTGGGACTGGGAGCTGCTCAAAGAGCGAAGCGGCTGA